AATTTGTATGAGAAAAGCCCGATATTCTCAGGTGGATCATATTGCTTTTTTGGGCATTAGAACCCCTTGCCTGCACTGTTTAGACAGCCCTCTCCCAGACTTTTTTCTCTTTAACCCAGCTACCACAAGCAACTTTCCTTGGCCCGCTGCCCAAACCCCTTACAAGCCGAAATTACAAAGCACAACGCCCGGTAAAGCCCCTAAAATGGCCTCTATTACAAATAATTTGTATCAGAAAAGAGGCAGGGAAAATCCCCACCTTAAAGCTTTCTGCTATTGGAAACCTTATGATAAAGTTCCATAACCTCGATGTTTTCCTGTTCCCACTCAGGATTTTCCTGCTTTGGAATATCAAAAGCTGATTCCATATCAGTCATAAGGTCAGCTAACGCCAAATCTTTTCGTCTTCCAGTAAGTCTCCCTAGCATTATTATTTCAAAGCGTTTTTCGTAGTAGTCCAATGTCATACTGTAACCTCTAATTCTTTGGCTTTAGCATAAATGGTAGAACGAGGAACGCCAGTGGCTTTCGCTATATCGTTGACGCTTAAACCGTTTTTCTTTCTATCCTCATACATCTTCATAGCCTTTTTAACGTCCTTCTCAGGCTTTCCAGTGCGTCCCATGTGTGTTCCTTTAGCCTTGGCACGTTCTCGTCCCTCAGTCGTTCTATCTATGATTAAATCACGTTCAAATTCAGCCACAGCCCCTAGCATAGTAAACATGAATTTACCTGAAGCAGTTGAAAAGTCAATCTGTTCCTTGATGAATACTAAAGCAATATCGCGTTCCTGCATTTCGTTAGCAATCTTATGTAAATCAAAGGTACTTCTGGCAAGTCTATCAATCTTATAAACGACTAATTTGTCACCTTTTCTTAACTGCTTTAATACTTCAGCAAGTTCCTTACGGTCACTTTTAGCACCACTTTCCTTCTCCATAAAGATTTCCTCACAGCCATATTCTTTCAACGCCTCTTCTTGTAAAGATAAATCCTGACTATTAGTCGAAACTCGTCCATATCCAAAAATCTTCATTTTAGAACACCCCTTTTATACGTCTAAAAGTTAATTAACTTCTGTAATTTAATTCTAGACTAACTTCTAGATTGTGTAAAGGGGTAATTCCGAAAGA
The genomic region above belongs to Planococcus shixiaomingii and contains:
- a CDS encoding recombinase family protein, with the translated sequence MKIFGYGRVSTNSQDLSLQEEALKEYGCEEIFMEKESGAKSDRKELAEVLKQLRKGDKLVVYKIDRLARSTFDLHKIANEMQERDIALVFIKEQIDFSTASGKFMFTMLGAVAEFERDLIIDRTTEGRERAKAKGTHMGRTGKPEKDVKKAMKMYEDRKKNGLSVNDIAKATGVPRSTIYAKAKELEVTV